From the Pseudodesulfovibrio indicus genome, the window GTGGTGACCACGGTGAAGGCCAGCATGCAGCCGATGAGCAGCAGGGCCGTGACCGGTATCTGGTATCCGAGTTCCATCTTATTCTCCTTCGACCGCTTCGGCGATCTCGTCTTCTATGGTATTGGCCTTGTTCACGTACCAGATGAACAGTCCCCAGGTGATGGGGTAGATGGCGATGGCCACCAGCCAGTAGTGCAGGGGGAATCCCAGGATGCTGACCTTGGATACCGCCGCCCCCGCCAGATAGACGAGCAGGAAGGTGCCGATGACGAAGGCGAAATAGGGAATGCCGACGCCCAGGGCGAATTTGAGTTGCCGTTTACGAATCCTTTCGATCTGATCCATTGTTACCCCCGTTACGGTTTGAAAGTTTGCCGTTGGACCCCTTTTAACGTAGTGAAAATGAAGGGTGCATGCGTTTTCAGGTAAGCGGTCAAACTCCTGCGGTCGCGGGAACCCCTCCCGTCGGCCGCGCGGCGAACGGGCGTATTCATCCGGTCAACGGTCAACTTTTCGGTCACGGAGCGGGTGTTTGGGCATGGATTTCGACGACAGACCGTCCATGAACGGCGAAAAGTGGGTTCCGAGCGGGCTTTCGGACGAATTGCTCGTCATGGCCCGCGAGGGTCGGCTGGCGGGCATCCGGCGCACCCGGCTGGAGCTGGTCCGGGACTGGCTGGACCGGGGCGCGTCCGCCGAAGAGACCTGCAAGCGTCTGACCCTGCTCAACCGGGACGTGGTCCGGGCGGTGCTGGAGGCCCACGCCCTGGAATACCCCTGGCTCCGGGAGTGTACCTTCCTGGAGTTCGGCTCCGGCGGGCGCGGGGAACACGTCCCCGGCTCCGACCAGGACAACGGGCTGCTCATTCCGGTCCCGGTGGACCCCGACGAGGTGGACGACTGCACCCAGTCCATCGTCCTCGCCCTGGACGGCTCGGGCCTGGCCCTGTGCGAGGGCGGGGTCATGGTCTCCAACCCGGAGTGGCGCGGCGATTTCGACACCTGGCTGGAGCGGCTGACCAGCTGGCTCGCCAACCCCGCGGAAAAGGGACCCTGGCAGTCCGGCCTGATTCTCGACTTCA encodes:
- a CDS encoding sodium/substrate symporter small subunit — protein: MDQIERIRKRQLKFALGVGIPYFAFVIGTFLLVYLAGAAVSKVSILGFPLHYWLVAIAIYPITWGLFIWYVNKANTIEDEIAEAVEGE
- a CDS encoding putative nucleotidyltransferase substrate binding domain-containing protein, which encodes MDFDDRPSMNGEKWVPSGLSDELLVMAREGRLAGIRRTRLELVRDWLDRGASAEETCKRLTLLNRDVVRAVLEAHALEYPWLRECTFLEFGSGGRGEHVPGSDQDNGLLIPVPVDPDEVDDCTQSIVLALDGSGLALCEGGVMVSNPEWRGDFDTWLERLTSWLANPAEKGPWQSGLILDFKALFGAEDEVRRMRERLWEYVRTKPIALSLLIRELTDYRLPLTFFGAFVTEREGRWQGFLNIKNSVLAHLTNSARILSLKHDVHPANTCERIRALAEKGHVSDRHGQALLDGWEYLQRKRLEIGLACDREGIPPHNYVNPAALDNGERQALKDAIHAVEKLVRLVQAGTGL